In a genomic window of BD1-7 clade bacterium:
- the mmgC_2 gene encoding Acyl-CoA dehydrogenase codes for MRETEEHQALRRTVSDFVDNEINPHVDEWEAEGIFPAKSLFKKLGNLGLLGISKPTSAGGMGLDFSYEMAAAEELGRVHCGGVPMAIGVQTCMATPAIARFGSDFVKSEYLAPAIAGDSVACIGVSEPGAGSDVAGIKTQARKDGDDYIINGTKMWITNSTQADYICLLANTSDDKPHLNKSLIVVPTDTKGISLSPKLNKLGMRASDTAQIFLEDVRIPQRNLIGNEGDGFTLQMLQFQEERMYIAIMAIKSMELCIDSTIDYTRGRDAFGKPLLDNQAVHFRMAELQTEVEALRSLLYRACDAYLEGENVTRLASMAKLKSGRLSREVTDACLQYWGGMGFMWDNIVSRNYRDMRLGSIGGGADEVMLNIICKTMGILPSRKKS; via the coding sequence ATGCGAGAGACTGAAGAACATCAAGCACTAAGACGCACCGTTAGTGACTTTGTGGATAATGAAATCAATCCCCATGTTGACGAATGGGAAGCCGAAGGCATCTTCCCCGCTAAAAGCTTGTTCAAAAAGCTCGGCAACTTAGGGTTACTCGGTATCAGCAAACCTACGTCAGCCGGTGGCATGGGATTAGACTTTTCCTATGAAATGGCTGCGGCAGAAGAGCTAGGACGCGTCCATTGCGGCGGTGTGCCGATGGCCATCGGCGTTCAAACGTGTATGGCAACTCCCGCGATTGCCCGGTTTGGTAGTGACTTCGTCAAAAGCGAATATCTGGCGCCTGCTATCGCTGGTGATAGCGTTGCTTGTATCGGTGTTAGTGAGCCAGGCGCAGGTTCTGACGTTGCGGGCATTAAAACCCAAGCACGAAAAGACGGTGACGATTACATCATCAACGGCACCAAGATGTGGATCACCAACTCAACACAAGCAGACTATATCTGCCTGCTCGCAAATACATCAGACGACAAACCGCACCTCAATAAATCCCTCATCGTAGTGCCAACAGATACCAAAGGCATTAGCTTGTCGCCCAAGCTCAACAAGCTAGGCATGCGCGCGTCCGATACCGCGCAGATATTTCTTGAAGATGTACGTATTCCTCAGCGAAACCTAATCGGCAACGAAGGCGACGGATTTACTCTGCAAATGCTGCAGTTTCAGGAAGAACGCATGTATATCGCCATTATGGCGATCAAGTCCATGGAGCTTTGTATCGATAGCACTATCGACTACACCCGAGGAAGGGATGCCTTTGGTAAGCCCTTGCTTGATAACCAGGCTGTCCACTTTCGAATGGCCGAACTACAAACTGAGGTAGAAGCGCTGCGTAGTCTTCTCTACCGCGCCTGCGACGCCTACCTGGAGGGGGAAAACGTCACCCGCCTTGCCTCTATGGCGAAGCTCAAATCCGGCCGCCTCTCCCGCGAAGTAACCGACGCCTGCCTGCAGTACTGGGGCGGCATGGGTTTTATGTGGGATAACATCGTGTCGCGTAACTATCGCGACATGCGCCTTGGTTCGATTGGCGGCGGCGCAGACGAGGTGATGCTCAATATTATTTGCAAAACCATGGGCATACTGCCCTCCAGGAAAAAATCATGA
- the ansA gene encoding L-asparaginase 1, producing MNIELITTGGTIDKVYNPLSGKLTFGNSNIPEIIKRARVTANIHITPLMAIDSLQMTDEHRNQILGQCQTSDTDRLVITHGTDTMTDTAKVLASANLVKTIVLTGSMIPFSIQHSDALFNLGAAITSAQLLEPGIYIAMNGKVFNALETEKNRQQGIFETN from the coding sequence ATGAATATTGAACTGATCACTACCGGTGGTACGATCGACAAGGTCTATAACCCACTGAGCGGCAAATTGACGTTTGGCAACTCCAACATTCCGGAAATAATCAAACGTGCCCGTGTGACAGCCAACATTCATATTACCCCGTTGATGGCAATTGATAGCTTGCAGATGACCGATGAACACCGAAACCAGATTCTGGGGCAATGCCAAACCAGCGATACTGATCGGCTAGTGATCACGCATGGCACTGACACCATGACTGACACCGCAAAGGTGCTGGCATCTGCCAATCTGGTTAAAACCATTGTATTGACCGGCTCGATGATCCCCTTCAGCATCCAGCATTCGGATGCCTTATTTAATTTGGGGGCTGCCATCACAAGCGCCCAATTGCTAGAGCCTGGTATTTACATTGCCATGAACGGCAAGGTATTTAACGCCCTAGAGACAGAAAAAAATCGCCAGCAAGGCATTTTTGAAACTAACTAG
- the dsbE_1 gene encoding Thiol:disulfide interchange protein DsbE, which produces MNRQVEPPKDARQHWSIRWGRELLLIVVFIAVVGTAIDYYRLTQRDNKRLSPAVMEFLTAQLNTPKTQPGQPYLIYTWATWCGVCNLTSRAVSNIAEDYPVITIALRSGDQQTVNQFIEQNNYGFNAIADNDGSLSQAMDVGATPTFFIVNTDGTIRYFSVGVNTEPTLRLKLSLFSQASDAPSP; this is translated from the coding sequence ATGAATAGACAAGTCGAACCCCCAAAAGATGCACGCCAGCACTGGTCAATCCGCTGGGGCAGAGAACTCCTGTTGATCGTGGTGTTTATCGCGGTTGTGGGTACCGCTATCGACTATTATCGCCTTACTCAACGCGACAACAAACGCTTATCTCCGGCGGTGATGGAGTTTCTCACCGCTCAGCTCAACACTCCCAAGACACAACCCGGCCAGCCCTATCTCATTTATACCTGGGCGACGTGGTGCGGCGTGTGTAATCTGACTTCAAGGGCCGTTAGTAATATTGCTGAGGATTACCCGGTTATTACCATTGCTCTGCGCTCTGGTGACCAGCAAACGGTTAATCAGTTTATCGAACAGAATAACTATGGCTTCAACGCCATCGCCGACAATGATGGTAGTCTGAGTCAGGCAATGGACGTTGGTGCTACACCGACGTTTTTTATCGTTAATACAGACGGCACCATTCGCTACTTTTCGGTTGGCGTGAATACAGAACCCACATTGCGCTTAAAGCTTAGTCTTTTTAGCCAAGCATCAGATGCGCCGTCGCCTTAG
- a CDS encoding Methylmalonyl-CoA carboxyltransferase 12S subunit — protein MTPFESAIDPQSDSFNTNCKSMQGYLDAFLTVKQTVRDTELKASEKYHKRGKLLPSERLNLLLDPGSDFVELCGLAGYMMDDDQDGSLAGGGLISGIGTVCDRLCIVQVNNYAIKGGTISPAGLKKTLRIQQIARDKNLPLITLAESGGANLNYATEVFIAAGEAFANQARLSAYGIPQITVVHGNATAGGAYQPGLSDVIIAIRGKAKMFLAGPPLLLAATGEVATDEQLGGAEMHATEAGTADFLAEDDADGIRIARNVVQSLPEDNWQAPDPVYDEPLYPAAELCGVVPHDAKTPYDVHEIITRIVDGSECNDFKPEFDHQTVCTFCQIGGVRVGIIGNNGPITANGANKATQFIQLCDQNNIALLFLHNTTGFMVGTEAEQSGIIKHGSKLIQAVANTQMPKISVVVGGSYGAGNYAMCGRGLNPDFILAWPNSRTAVMGGTQAGMVLRIVAEEKQRRMGIDPDQNQLEQIQTIAEDKINQGSTALFGSAHQWDDGLINPADTRWILIKLLQVCERAKQTERRPSSFGVARF, from the coding sequence ATGACACCCTTTGAATCCGCGATTGATCCACAATCAGATAGCTTCAATACAAACTGTAAGTCCATGCAAGGGTATCTCGATGCCTTTCTTACGGTAAAACAAACGGTGCGCGACACCGAGCTTAAAGCCAGCGAGAAATACCACAAACGTGGCAAGCTATTACCTTCAGAACGGCTAAATCTTCTGCTAGACCCAGGCAGTGATTTTGTCGAATTGTGCGGTTTGGCCGGCTACATGATGGATGATGATCAAGATGGCAGTTTGGCCGGCGGCGGATTAATTTCAGGCATCGGCACTGTCTGTGATCGATTATGCATCGTTCAGGTCAACAACTACGCCATCAAAGGTGGCACCATCTCACCGGCAGGGTTGAAAAAAACACTCCGCATTCAACAGATTGCCCGCGACAAAAACCTTCCTCTCATCACATTGGCCGAGAGCGGTGGCGCCAACCTGAACTACGCCACCGAGGTTTTTATTGCTGCTGGCGAGGCATTTGCTAATCAAGCGCGGCTTAGCGCCTATGGTATCCCTCAAATCACTGTGGTTCATGGTAATGCGACTGCTGGGGGCGCATACCAGCCCGGCCTCTCAGACGTCATCATCGCCATTCGTGGCAAAGCAAAAATGTTTCTCGCAGGCCCGCCACTGCTATTGGCAGCAACCGGTGAAGTTGCCACTGACGAACAACTCGGCGGCGCAGAAATGCACGCAACAGAAGCAGGCACGGCCGACTTTCTCGCTGAAGACGACGCGGATGGGATTCGTATCGCCCGCAACGTCGTTCAATCGCTGCCCGAGGATAACTGGCAGGCACCTGACCCCGTTTATGATGAACCCCTCTATCCTGCGGCAGAGCTGTGCGGCGTTGTTCCGCACGACGCAAAAACTCCCTACGACGTACATGAAATTATCACGCGTATTGTCGATGGCTCTGAATGCAACGACTTCAAACCAGAGTTTGACCACCAAACGGTCTGTACCTTTTGCCAAATCGGTGGCGTACGCGTCGGTATTATCGGCAACAACGGCCCCATCACCGCAAACGGAGCGAATAAGGCGACCCAATTTATTCAACTATGTGACCAAAACAATATCGCCCTGTTGTTTTTGCACAATACCACCGGGTTTATGGTCGGTACTGAAGCTGAGCAAAGCGGCATTATCAAACACGGTTCAAAGCTAATTCAGGCTGTTGCTAACACCCAAATGCCCAAAATTTCAGTCGTGGTCGGTGGCTCATACGGCGCAGGCAACTACGCCATGTGCGGTCGCGGTTTGAATCCGGATTTTATTCTGGCATGGCCCAACAGCCGCACTGCAGTGATGGGTGGAACCCAAGCTGGCATGGTATTGCGTATCGTCGCGGAAGAAAAACAGCGGCGCATGGGTATCGACCCCGATCAAAATCAACTTGAGCAAATTCAAACAATCGCCGAAGACAAAATCAATCAGGGTTCAACAGCCCTGTTCGGTAGCGCCCATCAATGGGACGACGGATTAATCAACCCTGCAGATACCCGATGGATACTCATCAAATTGCTACAGGTGTGCGAGCGTGCCAAACAAACTGAACGCCGCCCCAGCAGTTTTGGTGTGGCGCGGTTTTAA